Proteins encoded by one window of Cytobacillus sp. IB215665:
- a CDS encoding protein kinase domain-containing protein, with translation MNNISKKQACSVPAGTVIVGKWHKNKYKIKSLLGKGATGSVYLSESPTGLVAVKISDSSMSISSEVNVLKHFLRVRRSYLGPSLLDVDDWERRGFDSPTPFYVMEYIKGEALLQFIKTRGNEWIGILCLQLLAELDILHREGWVFGDLKPDNLLVTASPPKIRLLDVGGTTLIGRSIKEFTEFFDRGYWGKGSRKAEPSYDLFAVAMIIINIAYPNRFSRSRNGGDQLKNAIKSNVLLRKYSSVLENAIEGKYSSASIMRKDLLLVMNQQYVSNKQTTTNQSIKNSSISNRRKGGKRSKKKSFLEFTLLFLVIIVVYWLYIYSQLL, from the coding sequence ATGAACAATATTTCGAAGAAACAGGCATGTAGTGTACCAGCTGGGACGGTAATTGTCGGTAAGTGGCATAAAAATAAATATAAGATTAAAAGTTTACTTGGTAAAGGTGCTACGGGATCAGTTTATTTATCTGAAAGTCCTACCGGTTTAGTCGCTGTTAAGATTAGTGATAGTAGTATGTCAATATCGTCAGAAGTTAATGTACTTAAACATTTTTTGAGGGTCCGGAGGTCATACTTGGGACCTTCTTTGCTAGATGTTGACGATTGGGAGCGTCGAGGCTTTGACTCTCCTACGCCTTTTTATGTGATGGAATATATAAAAGGAGAGGCATTATTACAATTTATAAAGACGCGTGGTAATGAATGGATTGGCATATTGTGTTTACAATTATTAGCTGAACTTGACATACTTCATCGTGAAGGGTGGGTCTTTGGCGATCTAAAGCCAGATAACCTATTAGTGACAGCTTCTCCTCCTAAAATACGGTTACTAGATGTGGGGGGAACGACATTAATTGGGAGATCAATAAAAGAATTTACTGAGTTTTTTGACCGTGGTTATTGGGGAAAGGGTTCTAGAAAAGCTGAACCATCTTATGATTTATTTGCAGTAGCGATGATCATTATAAATATAGCCTATCCAAATAGATTTTCTAGAAGTAGGAATGGAGGAGATCAACTTAAGAATGCTATAAAATCAAATGTATTATTAAGGAAGTATTCATCTGTTTTAGAAAATGCAATAGAAGGGAAATATAGTAGTGCATCTATTATGAGAAAAGACCTATTACTTGTAATGAATCAGCAATACGTTTCCAATAAGCAAACTACGACCAATCAGTCAATTAAGAATAGCTCCATAAGTAATAGAAGGAAAGGCGGAAAAAGGAGTAAGAAAAAGAGCTTTTTAGAATTTACATTATTATTTCTAGTAATAATTGTTGTCTATTGGCTATACATATATAGTCAGTTATTATGA
- the tilS gene encoding tRNA lysidine(34) synthetase TilS, whose translation MINKLNDFIKRHELITENSTIIVGVSGGPDSLALLHLLIGLKRSFGLKLIVAHVDHMFRGKQSENEMRFVEQHCSSLGIICEATQINVSDYKQKKKISTQVAARECRYRFFSSMMKKYEAQYLALGHHGDDQIETVLMKLVRGSTGLGYAGIPVKRPFSIGHIIRPLLSLSREEIEHYCQSIGLEPRRDPSNDKDDYTRNRIRHRVLPYLKRENERVHERVQQFSEMMIEDQNYLKELTENELNKVMKKKDNTIIISRESYLKLPIPLQRRGIQLILKYLYQEVPPSLSSIHINDFLAALNNNHPSGTLHYPMGLKVVKSYDDIIFTYDERAIKEYNYVHEVPSQIELPNGDLIFSEIIKQLPNGVNGNHSIVLDKNSVELPLVIRTRKPGDKMTLKGTDGTKKIKDIFIDQKIPLYERDEWPVVEDRYGRIIWLPGLKKSSFETELNGNKQYILLQFKKH comes from the coding sequence ATGATAAATAAGCTAAATGATTTTATTAAACGTCACGAGTTAATTACAGAAAATTCAACGATCATTGTAGGTGTATCTGGAGGGCCTGATTCCTTAGCACTTCTTCACTTGCTTATTGGTTTGAAAAGGAGCTTCGGTTTAAAGTTAATTGTAGCTCATGTTGATCATATGTTTCGTGGTAAGCAGTCCGAGAATGAGATGCGATTTGTTGAACAGCATTGTAGCTCATTAGGAATTATTTGTGAAGCAACACAAATAAATGTGAGTGACTATAAACAAAAAAAGAAAATAAGTACCCAAGTAGCTGCGAGAGAATGCAGGTATCGTTTTTTTTCGTCAATGATGAAAAAATATGAAGCTCAATATTTAGCTCTTGGTCATCATGGAGATGATCAAATTGAGACAGTTTTAATGAAGCTGGTAAGAGGAAGTACAGGGTTAGGCTATGCAGGGATTCCTGTTAAGAGGCCGTTTAGTATCGGTCATATTATACGCCCCCTATTAAGTTTAAGTAGAGAAGAAATTGAGCATTATTGTCAAAGCATTGGGTTAGAGCCCCGTCGAGATCCAAGTAACGATAAGGATGATTACACCCGCAATCGGATTCGACATCGTGTGCTTCCTTATTTAAAACGAGAAAATGAACGAGTGCATGAAAGAGTTCAACAATTTAGTGAGATGATGATAGAGGATCAAAATTATTTAAAGGAATTAACAGAAAATGAATTGAATAAAGTAATGAAGAAGAAAGACAATACTATTATTATTAGTAGAGAGTCTTATCTTAAGTTACCTATTCCTTTACAAAGGAGAGGGATTCAACTAATATTAAAATATCTTTATCAGGAGGTTCCACCATCTCTTTCCTCAATACATATAAATGACTTTCTAGCAGCCCTGAATAATAATCATCCATCAGGAACATTACATTATCCAATGGGTTTGAAAGTTGTTAAATCCTATGATGATATTATCTTTACATATGATGAAAGAGCAATAAAAGAATATAATTATGTTCATGAGGTTCCTAGTCAAATTGAATTGCCTAATGGTGACCTAATTTTTAGTGAAATCATAAAGCAATTACCGAATGGGGTAAATGGAAACCATTCTATTGTCTTAGACAAAAACAGTGTCGAGTTACCGCTAGTTATTCGGACGAGGAAGCCTGGCGATAAGATGACATTAAAAGGAACTGATGGGACAAAAAAGATTAAAGATATTTTTATTGATCAAAAAATCCCTTTATATGAAAGGGATGAGTGGCCTGTTGTTGAGGATAGATATGGAAGAATCATTTGGTTACCTGGCTTAAAAAAGTCTTCTTTTGAGACTGAACTTAATGGAAATAAACAATATATTTTATTACAGTTTAAGAAGCATTGA
- a CDS encoding RNA-binding S4 domain-containing protein, giving the protein MRLDKFLKVSRLIKRRTLAKEVADKGRISINGIQAKASSTLKVGDELTIQFGQKVVTVKVEKLVETSRKEEANDLYTIVKEERKEA; this is encoded by the coding sequence ATGAGACTAGATAAATTTCTTAAAGTTTCTCGTTTAATTAAAAGGAGAACACTAGCAAAAGAGGTTGCAGACAAAGGAAGAATTTCGATAAATGGTATTCAAGCAAAAGCAAGTTCAACTCTTAAAGTTGGGGATGAACTAACGATTCAATTTGGTCAGAAAGTTGTAACGGTCAAGGTAGAAAAACTTGTTGAGACAAGTCGTAAAGAAGAAGCTAATGACTTATACACGATTGTTAAGGAAGAGAGAAAAGAGGCGTAA
- a CDS encoding polysaccharide biosynthesis protein, whose amino-acid sequence MNIHSDLQKKFFLQGTVILSIAGIVTKLLSAGYRIPFQNIVGDIGFYIYQQIYPFYGVFLTLSTYGYPVIISKLLIISFEQQDYKRVKKVVVVSFLSLFVAGIIFCSVLYFFANRIASIMGDPELTILIKVIAFSFLLMPFISVLRGYFQGQKNMVPTAVSQMVEQFIRVITILVFSILLVSHGYGMYATGAGALFGSITGGLTAIVILIIYYKQNNLLHTERPLIFNKKENAEIIRVLFIQGGLICISGMILILVQLVDSFTLYSLLISSGMGDVIAKGAKGVYDRGWPLIQLGTVVSTSISLSLIPIISSAYIRHNIQSIKEKVNLSIRISIVAGVGASVGLAFIIEPTNIMLFQNNQGTDVLRIQGFTILFSSLILTTSSIFQGMNNYMIPAISVVVALILKGLLNVLLVPILGTKGAAFATIISLLITVLFQYYILYKKFRGSICRIKDVVTIIEAAIVMGIGLYVYIQFTNLLMVFINNRLFSALQAITAVMIGIILFLFVIIKRQVFTQSELSIIPYGNKLAYFNRANKKLGD is encoded by the coding sequence GTGAACATCCATTCCGATTTGCAAAAAAAATTTTTTTTGCAAGGAACAGTTATATTATCTATTGCAGGGATCGTAACTAAGCTACTTAGTGCAGGATATAGGATACCTTTCCAAAATATTGTTGGAGATATCGGGTTTTATATATATCAACAAATATACCCATTTTACGGAGTATTTTTAACGTTATCAACCTATGGGTATCCAGTTATTATTTCTAAGTTACTGATTATTTCATTTGAACAGCAAGATTATAAAAGAGTTAAAAAAGTTGTTGTGGTCTCCTTTTTATCCTTATTTGTTGCAGGAATCATTTTTTGTAGTGTGTTATATTTTTTTGCAAATAGGATAGCAAGTATTATGGGTGACCCGGAATTAACCATTTTGATTAAAGTTATTGCTTTTTCATTTTTATTAATGCCATTTATCTCAGTATTAAGAGGTTATTTTCAAGGACAGAAGAATATGGTTCCAACCGCTGTTTCACAAATGGTTGAACAATTTATTAGAGTAATAACTATTTTAGTATTTTCTATCCTCCTCGTATCACATGGATATGGCATGTATGCTACCGGTGCTGGAGCACTTTTCGGATCAATTACAGGTGGATTAACAGCAATTGTAATTTTGATAATATATTATAAGCAAAATAACCTATTACATACAGAACGCCCGTTAATATTTAATAAAAAAGAAAATGCTGAAATAATTAGGGTCTTATTTATACAAGGGGGACTTATTTGTATTAGTGGGATGATCCTTATCCTCGTTCAATTAGTCGATTCGTTTACGTTATACTCATTATTAATCTCAAGTGGTATGGGTGACGTTATAGCTAAAGGTGCAAAAGGAGTCTATGATCGTGGATGGCCACTTATTCAATTAGGAACTGTGGTATCAACATCAATCTCGCTATCTTTAATTCCAATCATTTCTAGTGCATATATCCGTCATAATATACAATCTATTAAAGAGAAGGTTAATTTATCTATCAGAATTAGCATTGTTGCTGGTGTAGGTGCATCTGTCGGGTTAGCTTTTATTATTGAACCGACAAATATTATGCTCTTTCAAAATAATCAAGGTACAGATGTGTTAAGGATACAAGGTTTTACTATACTCTTTAGTTCACTTATCTTAACAACTTCATCTATTTTTCAAGGTATGAACAATTACATGATTCCTGCAATTAGTGTTGTCGTAGCGTTAATTTTAAAAGGGTTGTTAAATGTTCTACTTGTTCCTATTTTAGGAACAAAGGGTGCTGCATTTGCAACTATCATTTCACTATTGATAACTGTATTATTTCAGTATTATATATTATATAAGAAATTCCGAGGGTCTATATGCAGAATTAAGGATGTTGTCACCATAATAGAAGCAGCTATAGTAATGGGAATAGGTTTATATGTATATATTCAATTTACAAACCTATTGATGGTATTTATTAATAATCGGCTTTTTTCTGCTTTACAAGCAATTACTGCTGTAATGATCGGTATTATATTATTTCTCTTCGTCATTATTAAAAGACAAGTTTTTACCCAAAGTGAGCTGTCAATCATTCCATATGGAAATAAGCTAGCCTATTTTAATAGAGCAAATAAGAAATTAGGTGATTAA
- the yabQ gene encoding spore cortex biosynthesis protein YabQ, whose amino-acid sequence MIGIGSFLGAALDTYGRFLQRSYRATWLVFINDIMFWCMQGFIIFYVLLLVNEGELRFYIFIAILCGYATYRSLFQSLFLSLLEFVIKLVISTYQIVKKLVHYIIIKPIQLLYHFIAILVIGLLNICYTTIRFLVKALINVAQLLFIPVNNLVKFVFQLLPSSWRKFCLVFLKKLAGYFKKIKNVQHIIIKWWKSILSFLRRKF is encoded by the coding sequence ATGATTGGTATTGGGAGCTTTTTAGGAGCAGCTCTCGATACTTATGGACGCTTTTTACAGAGGTCATACCGAGCAACGTGGTTAGTTTTTATAAATGATATTATGTTTTGGTGTATGCAAGGCTTTATTATATTTTATGTTTTGTTACTCGTTAATGAAGGAGAACTTAGGTTTTATATCTTTATAGCTATTTTATGTGGTTATGCTACCTATCGTAGTCTTTTTCAATCGTTATTTTTAAGCTTGCTGGAATTTGTAATTAAATTAGTAATTTCGACATATCAAATTGTAAAAAAGCTCGTTCACTATATTATCATAAAACCAATTCAATTATTGTATCATTTTATTGCTATACTGGTTATAGGGCTTTTAAACATATGCTATACGACTATCCGTTTTCTGGTAAAAGCACTAATTAATGTTGCACAACTATTGTTTATACCAGTGAACAACCTAGTTAAGTTTGTGTTTCAACTACTCCCTAGCTCTTGGAGAAAGTTTTGTTTAGTTTTTTTAAAAAAACTTGCAGGATATTTTAAAAAAATAAAGAATGTACAACATATCATAATAAAATGGTGGAAATCAATCCTAAGTTTTTTAAGGAGGAAGTTTTAG
- a CDS encoding vWA domain-containing protein, whose product MDKGTLKQILLITDGCSNHGEDPVAMATLAKEQGVTVNVIGVMEEDKIDNRGLAEIEGISMAGGGVSEVVYTRQLSQTVQMVTRKAMTQTLQGVVNKELQHILGSGTSMEDLSPEKRGEVMEVVDELGETAELEVLILVDTSASMKHKLPTVKEALLDLSISLNARIGSNRFSVLSFPGKKKDVEKVLDWNPHLDSLTKIFPKLTSGGMTPTGPAIREALTYFKKKRSLRSLISRDEQYFEETGM is encoded by the coding sequence GTGGATAAAGGTACATTAAAACAAATATTACTCATAACTGATGGGTGCTCAAATCATGGAGAAGATCCTGTGGCTATGGCAACACTTGCTAAAGAGCAGGGGGTAACAGTTAACGTTATTGGCGTGATGGAAGAGGATAAAATAGATAATCGTGGACTAGCGGAGATAGAAGGCATTTCAATGGCAGGAGGAGGGGTTAGCGAGGTCGTCTATACTAGGCAATTGTCACAAACTGTACAAATGGTAACTAGAAAAGCAATGACACAAACATTACAAGGAGTGGTAAATAAAGAATTACAGCACATACTTGGTTCAGGAACTTCAATGGAGGACTTATCACCTGAAAAACGTGGAGAAGTGATGGAGGTGGTTGATGAACTAGGGGAAACTGCTGAGTTAGAAGTTCTTATTCTTGTAGATACGAGCGCTAGCATGAAGCATAAATTACCAACTGTGAAAGAAGCATTGTTGGATTTGTCGATTAGTTTAAATGCGCGTATTGGCTCGAATCGGTTTTCAGTGTTATCATTTCCAGGCAAAAAGAAAGATGTCGAGAAAGTTCTGGATTGGAATCCACATCTAGATTCATTAACTAAAATATTTCCTAAGTTAACATCAGGAGGAATGACACCTACAGGGCCTGCCATTAGAGAGGCATTGACTTACTTTAAAAAGAAACGATCGTTAAGGAGCTTGATTTCTCGAGATGAACAATATTTCGAAGAAACAGGCATGTAG
- the spoIIE gene encoding stage II sporulation protein E: MEKTERNVIEPITNVNFKSTKLSLDSWIQKNKQKLLKIIINRGVLIVFIGFLLGRALILAEVTPFALPFFAAVYVIQKNRIWLAMLALLVGGISLSFQTSIFILTSIVLFLFLNSITRRFSKDTLKVVPFLVFLSLCMSKLSILYFINNEIDLYNLMLVGVESGLGFILTLIFLQSVTLVAFRKRKQTLKTEEIISIIILLASIMTGLIGWSIYDLSIEYIASRYFVLLLACAAGATIGTTVGVVTGLILSLANIGSLFQMSLLAFSGLLGGLLKDGRKIGVSVGLLIGTLLLGMYNDANQLQLSVIESLLAIFIFLLTPQSLISQIAKYIPGTIENMSEQQQYLQKVRDVTASRVSQFSSVFQALSSSFENYNQSANHMDEDVEIDYVLSNVTMRTCQLCYKKDQCWTNNLNKTYDYMKNIMHEYDQSTLEENYHLQREWNKHCIKPDKVINVIKDELTLHYANQKLKEQIRESRKLVAEQLLGVSQVMGDFANEIKRERDNHHVQEEQILDAVQGFGVEIGHVEIYCLEQGNIDIEMSIPFCNGRGESEKLIAPMLSDILKETIIVTKEECAAYPNGYCQATFGSAKTYKVDTGIAHAAKGGGLISGDSYSTIELGAGKYAIAISDGMGNGQRAHHESNETLELLQKILKSGIEEKVAIKSVNSVLSLRTTDEIFSTLDLAMIDLQDASAKFLKIGSSPSFIKRGEKVISICASNLPMGIIQDFEVDVVSEQLKAGDLLIMMSDGIFEGPKHVENYDIWMKRKIKDLQTKDPQHVADLIMEEVIRTRSGNIDDDMTIVVAKVDHNTPKWAAIPAHMYEKKAQ, from the coding sequence ATGGAAAAGACTGAACGGAATGTCATTGAACCTATTACGAACGTGAATTTTAAAAGTACAAAGCTATCGTTAGACAGCTGGATTCAAAAGAACAAGCAAAAACTATTAAAAATAATAATTAACAGAGGGGTTCTTATTGTTTTTATTGGCTTTTTACTTGGACGAGCATTAATATTAGCAGAAGTTACACCATTCGCATTACCTTTTTTTGCTGCCGTTTATGTCATTCAAAAAAATAGAATCTGGTTAGCCATGCTAGCATTGCTTGTAGGTGGAATAAGTTTATCTTTTCAAACTTCCATATTCATTCTCACATCAATAGTATTATTTCTATTTTTAAATAGCATAACGAGAAGGTTTAGCAAAGATACACTAAAAGTAGTTCCATTCCTCGTGTTCTTATCCTTATGTATGTCCAAGCTCTCAATCTTATATTTTATAAACAACGAAATTGATCTGTATAATTTGATGTTGGTTGGTGTTGAGTCAGGTCTAGGTTTTATACTGACACTAATATTTCTACAAAGTGTTACGTTAGTTGCATTTCGGAAACGAAAACAAACTTTAAAAACAGAAGAAATTATTTCCATAATTATATTATTGGCTTCTATCATGACAGGTTTGATTGGTTGGTCTATATATGACTTATCAATTGAATATATTGCTTCAAGGTATTTTGTTCTCCTACTTGCTTGTGCTGCAGGTGCCACGATTGGAACGACAGTAGGTGTGGTTACCGGGTTAATATTAAGCCTTGCAAATATCGGAAGTCTATTTCAGATGAGTTTGCTTGCATTTTCTGGATTACTTGGAGGTTTACTAAAAGATGGCCGGAAAATAGGCGTATCAGTTGGACTTCTCATTGGTACTCTTTTATTAGGAATGTATAATGACGCTAATCAGCTTCAATTAAGTGTAATTGAATCGTTATTAGCCATTTTTATATTTCTATTAACTCCTCAATCACTCATTTCGCAAATCGCAAAATATATACCAGGAACAATTGAAAATATGTCTGAGCAACAACAGTATTTACAAAAAGTAAGAGATGTCACGGCAAGTCGTGTATCCCAATTTTCATCAGTTTTTCAAGCATTATCTAGTAGTTTCGAAAATTACAATCAATCTGCTAATCATATGGATGAGGACGTTGAAATTGATTATGTTTTAAGTAATGTCACAATGAGGACATGCCAATTATGCTATAAAAAAGATCAATGTTGGACGAACAATCTTAATAAAACATATGATTATATGAAGAATATTATGCATGAATATGATCAATCCACATTGGAAGAGAATTATCATTTACAGCGTGAGTGGAATAAGCATTGTATAAAACCAGATAAGGTTATAAATGTAATTAAGGATGAGTTGACATTACATTACGCCAATCAGAAGTTAAAAGAACAAATTCGAGAGAGTAGGAAGCTGGTTGCTGAACAGTTGTTAGGCGTATCCCAGGTGATGGGGGACTTTGCTAACGAGATCAAACGGGAAAGAGATAACCATCATGTACAGGAGGAGCAAATATTAGATGCTGTGCAAGGTTTCGGGGTTGAGATAGGTCATGTCGAAATTTATTGTTTAGAACAAGGAAATATTGACATAGAAATGAGCATTCCATTTTGCAATGGCCGAGGGGAGAGTGAGAAGTTAATTGCACCTATGCTTTCTGACATTTTAAAGGAGACGATCATTGTTACAAAGGAGGAATGTGCAGCTTATCCTAATGGCTATTGCCAGGCGACATTTGGATCAGCAAAGACATACAAAGTTGATACAGGTATTGCTCATGCAGCAAAAGGTGGAGGATTAATATCAGGTGATAGTTACTCAACGATTGAATTAGGTGCAGGGAAATATGCAATTGCAATTAGTGATGGAATGGGAAATGGCCAGAGAGCCCACCATGAAAGTAATGAGACTCTGGAGTTGTTACAAAAAATTCTAAAGTCTGGGATAGAAGAAAAAGTAGCGATTAAATCGGTAAACTCTGTTCTTTCTTTAAGAACAACTGATGAGATATTTTCCACCCTCGACCTAGCCATGATTGATTTGCAAGACGCGAGTGCTAAATTTTTGAAAATCGGGTCGTCACCTAGCTTTATTAAGAGAGGAGAGAAAGTTATTAGTATTTGTGCTAGTAACTTACCTATGGGAATTATTCAAGACTTTGAGGTAGATGTTGTTAGCGAGCAACTGAAAGCAGGGGATCTATTAATTATGATGAGTGACGGAATTTTTGAAGGTCCAAAGCATGTAGAAAATTACGATATTTGGATGAAGCGAAAAATAAAAGATTTACAAACGAAAGATCCTCAACATGTCGCAGATTTAATTATGGAGGAAGTGATCCGTACTCGTTCAGGAAACATTGACGATGATATGACAATCGTAGTAGCAAAGGTTGATCATAACACTCCTAAATGGGCTGCAATACCTGCTCATATGTATGAAAAAAAAGCGCAGTAA
- the yabP gene encoding sporulation protein YabP: MDQYYEGSSNQKGTIKEHDLVMRGRRILDITGVKQVESFDNEEFLLETVMGFLAVRGQNLQMKNLDVDKGIVSIKGKIFDIVYLDEQYGEKAKGFFSKLFK, encoded by the coding sequence ATGGATCAATATTATGAAGGTAGCTCAAATCAAAAAGGAACGATTAAAGAGCACGACTTAGTAATGAGAGGACGCAGAATTCTTGACATAACAGGTGTCAAACAGGTTGAAAGCTTTGATAATGAAGAATTTTTGTTAGAAACTGTGATGGGATTTTTAGCTGTTCGTGGCCAAAACCTACAAATGAAAAACCTAGATGTTGATAAAGGAATTGTCTCAATTAAAGGGAAAATATTCGATATTGTATATTTAGATGAGCAATATGGGGAGAAGGCTAAAGGTTTTTTTAGCAAGTTGTTCAAATGA
- a CDS encoding S1 domain-containing RNA-binding protein — translation MSIEVGSKLQGKVTGITNFGAFVELPEGSTGLVHISEVADNYVKDINEHLKVGDEVEVKVINVEKDGKIGLSIKKAKESPRPPRKGSNRPPRDFRPKENFEQKMARFLKESEDRLSSLKRNTESKRGGRGARRG, via the coding sequence ATGTCGATTGAAGTAGGCAGCAAGTTACAAGGGAAAGTAACAGGTATTACAAATTTTGGTGCGTTCGTGGAGCTGCCAGAAGGCTCAACAGGTTTAGTTCACATAAGCGAAGTTGCTGACAATTATGTAAAAGATATTAATGAACATCTAAAGGTTGGCGACGAAGTTGAAGTAAAGGTAATAAATGTTGAGAAAGATGGTAAAATTGGCTTATCAATTAAAAAAGCAAAGGAGTCACCGCGACCTCCTCGTAAAGGCAGTAATCGCCCTCCAAGGGATTTCCGTCCTAAAGAGAATTTTGAGCAGAAGATGGCTCGTTTCCTAAAAGAAAGTGAAGATCGATTATCATCTTTAAAACGGAACACAGAGTCAAAACGAGGTGGACGAGGAGCACGAAGAGGATAA
- the mazG gene encoding nucleoside triphosphate pyrophosphohydrolase, protein MMKKITVIGLGAGDLEQLPLGVYRLLQKADHIYIRTNEHPVVQDLMKEGLHFNSFDKVYEKYDQFEEVYEEIVNVLISEAQHKEILYAVPGHPFVAERTVQLLVDKCSKYGIEINIAGGHSFLDSTFTSLQIDPIEGFQFLDATSLQRQQIQYNQHIIICQVYDQYIASEVKLTLMEDLPDDYEVMILTAIGSEAEEVRKVPLYELDRQTTISNLTSLYVPPVNDEKLLYHTFSSLRSVIAILRGPDGCPWDKKQTHQSLKKYILEEAYELVDAIENDDVWNTIEELGDVLLQVMLHAQIGDDDGLFNIDDVVRSITEKMIRRHPHVFAGERVVDSDEVVNNWEQIKQDEKKGMKHPASLLEGVPKSLPGLLRAYKYQKKAADVGFDWDDVSPMWAKVREEIEEFQVEASNHNQKNMLTEFGDILFALVNISRYYKIDPEEAITNANNKFFKRFHFIEHTVRDEGKEFESLSLEQLDEIWTSAKKKGL, encoded by the coding sequence ATAATGAAGAAAATAACTGTAATAGGTTTAGGAGCTGGCGATTTAGAGCAATTACCTCTAGGAGTTTATCGATTGTTACAAAAGGCTGATCATATTTATATAAGAACAAATGAGCACCCAGTCGTACAGGATCTTATGAAAGAAGGACTACATTTTAATTCTTTTGATAAGGTATATGAAAAATACGATCAATTTGAAGAAGTATACGAAGAGATAGTAAATGTTTTAATTTCAGAAGCGCAGCATAAAGAAATATTATATGCTGTACCTGGTCATCCATTTGTGGCTGAGAGAACAGTTCAACTATTAGTGGATAAGTGTAGTAAGTATGGTATTGAAATTAATATTGCTGGAGGGCATAGTTTTCTTGATTCAACATTTACATCATTGCAAATTGATCCGATCGAAGGGTTTCAGTTTCTAGATGCAACGTCACTACAAAGGCAACAAATTCAATATAATCAACATATTATTATATGCCAAGTGTATGATCAATATATTGCATCAGAGGTGAAGCTAACACTTATGGAGGATTTGCCTGATGATTATGAGGTAATGATCCTTACAGCTATTGGTAGCGAGGCTGAAGAAGTAAGGAAAGTACCATTATATGAATTGGATCGTCAGACTACTATAAGTAATTTAACAAGTTTATATGTACCTCCTGTAAATGATGAGAAATTACTTTATCATACATTTTCTTCGTTACGTTCTGTGATAGCAATTCTTCGTGGGCCAGATGGTTGCCCATGGGATAAAAAACAAACGCATCAATCATTAAAGAAATATATTCTCGAAGAAGCATATGAACTTGTAGATGCTATTGAAAATGATGATGTTTGGAATACAATTGAAGAGCTCGGGGATGTACTTCTACAAGTTATGTTGCATGCTCAAATTGGAGATGATGACGGATTATTTAACATTGATGATGTGGTTAGAAGTATAACAGAAAAAATGATTCGACGTCATCCACATGTTTTTGCAGGTGAAAGAGTAGTTGATAGTGATGAAGTAGTTAATAATTGGGAACAAATTAAGCAAGATGAAAAAAAAGGAATGAAACACCCTGCATCATTACTTGAGGGGGTCCCAAAGAGCTTACCGGGCTTATTAAGAGCTTATAAATACCAAAAAAAAGCAGCTGATGTGGGGTTTGATTGGGACGATGTCAGTCCGATGTGGGCTAAAGTGAGGGAAGAAATAGAGGAGTTTCAAGTTGAAGCATCCAATCACAACCAAAAGAATATGCTTACCGAGTTTGGTGATATTCTTTTTGCTCTTGTAAATATATCTCGTTATTATAAAATTGATCCGGAAGAAGCGATAACAAATGCAAATAATAAATTTTTTAAGCGATTCCATTTTATTGAACACACTGTGAGGGATGAAGGGAAAGAGTTTGAATCCTTATCTTTAGAACAATTAGATGAAATTTGGACATCTGCAAAGAAAAAAGGATTATAA
- a CDS encoding FtsB family cell division protein: MSALRKQKKVIELQTTYSSQHEKNQQVLTNKRRGLMRRLAALACLAVVTALFISSTLISQSKIIAEKEVEKQKLEYELADLKKEQLYLEGEIVKLNDDEYIGKIARRDFFLSQEGEVLFNTSE; encoded by the coding sequence ATGAGTGCGTTACGAAAGCAGAAGAAAGTTATAGAGCTGCAAACGACATACTCTAGTCAGCATGAGAAAAATCAACAGGTATTAACTAATAAGCGTCGCGGTTTAATGAGACGGTTAGCTGCTTTGGCATGTCTAGCTGTAGTTACCGCCCTTTTTATTAGTTCTACACTCATCTCTCAATCGAAAATAATTGCAGAAAAGGAAGTTGAGAAACAAAAACTTGAATATGAGTTAGCTGATTTGAAAAAAGAGCAATTGTATTTGGAAGGTGAAATTGTTAAGCTTAACGATGATGAGTATATAGGAAAAATTGCTCGAAGAGATTTTTTTCTATCACAAGAAGGTGAAGTTTTATTTAATACATCTGAGTGA